A section of the Neorhizobium galegae bv. orientalis str. HAMBI 540 genome encodes:
- a CDS encoding NUDIX domain-containing protein has translation MTGQDDRVKLVSEKILSDGWTRLSSYELDYADRRGETHRLHREIYHKSEAACILLYDARRDMVVLVKQFRLPAYLTGKPAWMVEVPAGLLDEDHPEEAIRREAMEETGYRLRDVRFVFKAFMSPGAITELVHFFHAPIDLSDRVNGGGGLAEEHEDIEVLELPLDEAFAMIANGDIIDAKTIMMLQWAVINRSSFTV, from the coding sequence CAGCGAGAAGATATTGTCGGACGGCTGGACGCGGCTTTCGAGCTACGAGCTTGACTACGCCGATCGCCGCGGCGAGACGCACCGCCTGCATCGCGAAATCTACCATAAGTCCGAGGCCGCCTGCATCCTTCTCTACGACGCCCGGCGCGACATGGTCGTGCTGGTGAAGCAGTTTCGGTTGCCCGCCTACCTCACCGGCAAGCCGGCATGGATGGTCGAGGTGCCGGCCGGGTTGCTCGACGAGGACCACCCGGAAGAGGCGATCCGGCGCGAAGCGATGGAGGAAACCGGCTACCGCCTGCGGGATGTGCGGTTTGTCTTCAAGGCATTCATGTCGCCCGGCGCAATTACCGAACTCGTGCATTTCTTCCACGCGCCGATCGATCTCTCCGACCGGGTGAACGGTGGCGGCGGGCTTGCCGAGGAGCACGAGGATATCGAGGTTCTCGAACTGCCGCTCGACGAGGCCTTCGCGATGATCGCCAACGGCGACATCATCGATGCGAAGACAATCATGATGCTGCAATGGGCGGTGATAAACCGGTCATCGTTCACCGTCTGA